The following DNA comes from Nitrospirota bacterium.
GACGGACTTTGGAATGGTCGTAGTTAGACCGAAAAAACGGTTTTCTATCATTCCCGTGCAAGCGGTCTTACTGCGACCATTCCACAATCCGTCACGGAAATCCAGTTTTTTCAAGTAATTATGTTCTCCCCAGATTCCCGCTTGCACGGGAATGACGACTTTTTACGACTTCATCAACATTCATTTGATACTTTTTAATTTTATAAGATAAGACTCTTTCTGTAAGATTCAGTTGTCTCGCGGCCTTTGCGATGATCCCTTTATTGGCCT
Coding sequences within:
- a CDS encoding helix-turn-helix domain-containing protein, whose translation is MEYLPTISFKKAIEALEKELITEAMKANKGIIAKAARQLNLTERVLSYKIKKYQMNVDEVVKSRHSRASGNLGRT